The following are from one region of the Sandaracinus amylolyticus genome:
- a CDS encoding PIN domain-containing protein, with protein sequence MRVYAETNFVLEMVLEQGEVLEATALVELAERRSIALVLPSAALFETYDTVHRRRTERRALVKRIEDELLQVGRSLSMASEASQLRGTLVRADALVTQRFEDVRQRLLAIVDWIPLDHAVFDEACRLEIAHGLGTPDAIMLASVLLHARAAGGEAIFVTKNPRDFDTPDVRSALSAVRCAPLFKIAAAHARVTATAATVTR encoded by the coding sequence GTGAGGGTCTACGCCGAGACGAACTTTGTGCTCGAGATGGTGCTCGAGCAGGGCGAGGTGCTCGAGGCGACCGCGCTGGTCGAGCTCGCCGAGCGACGATCGATTGCGCTCGTACTTCCCTCCGCCGCGCTGTTCGAGACCTACGACACCGTGCACCGGCGCCGAACCGAGCGACGCGCTCTCGTGAAGAGGATCGAGGACGAACTGCTGCAGGTCGGTCGATCCTTGTCGATGGCGAGCGAAGCGTCTCAGCTGCGCGGCACGCTCGTGCGCGCCGATGCGCTGGTGACCCAGCGTTTCGAGGACGTCCGGCAGCGCCTGCTCGCAATCGTCGACTGGATTCCGCTGGACCACGCGGTCTTCGATGAGGCGTGTAGGCTCGAGATCGCTCACGGGCTCGGTACGCCGGACGCCATCATGCTCGCGAGCGTGCTGCTCCACGCACGAGCAGCGGGCGGGGAAGCCATCTTCGTGACGAAGAACCCACGCGACTTCGACACACCCGACGTGCGCAGCGCGTTGAGCGCAGTCCGTTGCGCTCCGCTGTTCAAGATCGCGGCGGCGCACGCGAGAGTCACTGCCACGGCGGCTACCGTGACGCGCTGA
- a CDS encoding GNAT family N-acetyltransferase, with product MTIAIRRLGAHDARAYRALRAFGLRQAPDAFRVAPEDEQHETEASVAQRLGGHAVFGGERDATLLGVAGVTGYEGAKLRHRALLWGMYVHPDARGRGLADALVARAIEHASLDHQRLLLTLAADNVRALRLYERHGFVVYGRELGAIRRGPDVYVDELLMSRVLR from the coding sequence ATGACGATCGCGATCCGTCGCCTCGGCGCGCACGATGCGCGCGCCTATCGCGCGCTGCGCGCGTTCGGGCTGCGCCAGGCGCCCGATGCGTTCCGGGTCGCGCCCGAGGACGAGCAGCACGAGACCGAAGCGAGCGTCGCGCAGCGCCTCGGGGGTCACGCCGTGTTCGGCGGAGAGCGAGACGCAACGCTCCTCGGTGTCGCGGGCGTGACCGGCTACGAAGGCGCGAAGCTGCGCCATCGCGCGCTGCTCTGGGGGATGTACGTGCACCCCGATGCGCGCGGGAGAGGGCTCGCGGACGCGCTCGTCGCGCGCGCGATCGAGCACGCATCGTTGGACCACCAACGATTGCTCCTGACGCTCGCCGCCGACAACGTGCGGGCGCTGCGGCTCTACGAGCGCCACGGGTTCGTGGTGTACGGCCGAGAGCTCGGGGCGATCCGACGCGGTCCCGATGTGTACGTGGACGAGCTCCTGATGTCGCGCGTGCTTCGCTGA
- a CDS encoding methyl-accepting chemotaxis protein translates to MLVLGGAFLGYLTASQGPGPLYAGGAVTIVAAAALGALYVWVTGFSAPAGGSTHAFNALREVLDGRKPRRPADLPIAEYDAFDTIEKIADKLSDERREEEALREQNGRAQKEIDGLKSRLAELEALRGRSSELESRARDAEAQLAPLRSRLSELEQRARDAESKAEPLRGRVSELEQRARDAESQATPLRTRSSELEQRVRDLETQVATQRREVDEAERARRAGEEEAKGLRRQVREAEEKLSQYLDLLSNGFGEQMAAVEQTTRSMQEMTQQLHQIAQHVEALASNAEESSSSILEMTATNDEVAENTGNLAASVRETVSSIEEMTYSIKEVARNVDALSLTAEETSSSMNEMDVSIDQVQSNANETARLSEQVASDAEIGAEAILKTIQEINRIKETSSEAVQVISNLGTRIEAIGDILDVIDDVAEQTNLLALNAAIIAAQAGEHGKGFAVVADEIKDLAERAGASTREIADLIKTIQAESKKGITAVERGAATVDRGVEVSASAETALKKILESSQKSTAMVRAIARATVEQAKGSKQVTDAIGRIAETVQQIAAATAEQARGSELIMKSAEKMRLITQHVERSSQEQARGGRQISQAIENISSMVNQLHQSHRAQARGSEQTLTAAKRISELTRAYEAQLRDLSRIAERLRAVGS, encoded by the coding sequence ATGTTGGTGCTCGGTGGCGCCTTCCTCGGTTATCTCACCGCATCGCAGGGCCCGGGACCGCTCTACGCCGGTGGCGCGGTGACGATCGTGGCGGCCGCCGCGCTCGGCGCGCTGTACGTGTGGGTGACCGGGTTCTCGGCTCCCGCCGGAGGCAGCACCCACGCGTTCAACGCGCTTCGCGAGGTCCTCGACGGTCGCAAGCCGCGTCGTCCCGCCGATCTCCCGATCGCCGAGTACGACGCGTTCGACACGATCGAGAAGATCGCCGACAAGCTGAGCGACGAGCGCCGCGAGGAAGAGGCGCTCCGCGAGCAGAACGGCCGCGCGCAGAAGGAGATCGACGGGCTCAAGTCGCGCCTCGCCGAGCTCGAGGCGCTGCGCGGTCGCTCGAGCGAGCTCGAGTCGCGGGCCCGCGACGCCGAGGCCCAGCTCGCGCCGCTGCGCAGCCGCCTCTCGGAGCTCGAGCAGCGTGCGCGTGACGCCGAGTCGAAGGCCGAGCCCCTGCGCGGTCGGGTGAGCGAGCTCGAGCAGCGTGCGCGCGACGCCGAGTCGCAGGCGACGCCGCTCCGTACCCGCAGCAGCGAGCTCGAGCAGCGGGTGCGCGATCTCGAGACCCAGGTCGCGACCCAGCGCCGCGAGGTCGACGAGGCAGAGCGTGCGCGCCGCGCCGGCGAGGAAGAGGCCAAGGGCCTGCGTCGTCAGGTGCGCGAGGCCGAGGAGAAGCTCTCGCAGTACCTCGACCTGCTCTCGAACGGCTTCGGCGAGCAGATGGCCGCGGTCGAGCAGACGACGCGCTCGATGCAGGAGATGACGCAGCAGCTGCACCAGATCGCGCAGCACGTGGAAGCGCTGGCGTCGAACGCGGAAGAGAGCTCGAGCTCGATCCTCGAGATGACCGCGACGAACGACGAGGTCGCGGAGAATACCGGCAACCTCGCGGCGAGCGTGCGCGAGACCGTCAGCTCGATCGAGGAGATGACCTACTCGATCAAGGAAGTCGCCCGGAACGTCGACGCCCTCTCGCTGACCGCCGAAGAGACGTCGTCGTCGATGAACGAGATGGACGTCTCGATCGACCAGGTGCAGTCGAACGCGAACGAGACCGCGCGCCTCTCCGAGCAGGTCGCGTCGGACGCGGAGATCGGCGCCGAGGCGATCCTGAAGACGATCCAGGAGATCAACCGCATCAAGGAGACCTCGAGCGAGGCGGTGCAGGTCATCTCGAACCTCGGCACGCGCATCGAGGCGATCGGCGACATCCTCGACGTCATCGACGACGTCGCGGAGCAGACCAACCTGCTCGCGCTGAACGCCGCGATCATCGCGGCGCAGGCGGGCGAGCACGGCAAGGGCTTCGCGGTCGTCGCCGACGAGATCAAGGATCTCGCGGAGCGCGCGGGCGCGAGCACGCGCGAGATCGCGGATCTCATCAAGACCATCCAGGCGGAGTCGAAGAAGGGCATCACCGCCGTCGAGCGCGGCGCGGCGACGGTCGATCGCGGCGTCGAGGTCAGCGCGAGCGCGGAGACCGCGCTCAAGAAGATCCTCGAGAGCTCGCAGAAGAGCACCGCGATGGTGCGCGCGATCGCGCGCGCGACGGTCGAGCAGGCCAAGGGCAGCAAGCAGGTGACCGACGCGATCGGGCGCATCGCGGAGACGGTGCAGCAGATCGCGGCGGCGACCGCGGAGCAGGCGCGCGGCTCGGAGCTCATCATGAAGAGCGCCGAGAAGATGCGGCTCATCACGCAGCACGTGGAGCGCTCGTCGCAGGAGCAGGCCCGCGGCGGACGTCAGATCAGCCAGGCGATCGAGAACATCTCGAGCATGGTGAACCAGCTGCACCAGTCGCATCGCGCCCAGGCGCGCGGCAGCGAGCAGACGCTCACCGCGGCCAAGCGCATCAGCGAGCTCACGCGCGCATACGAGGCGCAGCTGCGCGATCTGTCGCGCATCGCCGAGCGACTGCGCGCCGTCGGCAGCTGA
- a CDS encoding N-acetylmuramoyl-L-alanine amidase family protein: MRAFLALAAVLAITAPAAAQPLVVIDPGHGGSDPGAVGCSIEEEDVVLDVSQRLQVLLERDGIRIAMTRDADTTVGLSARATFANSRGATGFVSIHSNSNGGTPATGTETFVYPGSNARTRALGQGVQSAMIAAWGLRDRGLKEGNFAVVRETTMPAALGELAFTNNCTTDARFLSDPAQRQRMAEHLRTAILSWLGVSPMPTTGTLRGVVFEDQGVGTEDITVRIGGASVRVTETGASATSAAADGAWSFTVPPGEYTVEASHAGHVTASRRCAVVSGMTTWCSIGLLPESTPPPPDAGSVGEEDAGVIEEVDAGGEERDAATIGGDAGARRDGGTTGREMVDGGCSVGHGSGSSAWLAMILAGLVVAMRRRRAPVALLAAIAMVGCAREAAPAAHESDLRGIVDDQNVAPSARIGARPVASFATLGARREWLAEDLVTPVLSPDGTRALLASPDHTALFVLELDGTSTVRELCRVGRCGWEPQWQDEGAAVAFRTEGQSGTAVPAEAVSLEDGRGLAVRVGERGVHAWTDEDDRAWLRIDGRVREIGPEGERVMMPALTSDRRHVVMWGLTEGVLIHRVRDGAIVHAGPGGHPRVDPSGRWLVFERTEDDGHDITRSDLFVVDLADPGYAIAPLVQSDDRLERMPSLSRIEGGAGTLAYVEDGALIVREVRFARAID, encoded by the coding sequence ATGCGCGCTTTCCTCGCACTCGCCGCCGTCCTCGCCATCACCGCGCCCGCCGCGGCGCAGCCGTTGGTCGTCATCGATCCCGGCCACGGCGGCTCGGACCCAGGCGCGGTCGGCTGCTCGATCGAGGAAGAAGACGTCGTGCTCGACGTCTCGCAGCGGCTGCAGGTGCTGCTCGAGCGCGACGGGATCCGCATCGCGATGACGCGCGACGCCGACACGACGGTCGGCCTCTCGGCGCGCGCCACCTTCGCGAACTCGCGGGGTGCGACCGGCTTCGTGAGCATCCACTCGAACTCGAACGGCGGCACCCCTGCGACCGGCACCGAGACCTTCGTCTATCCGGGCTCGAACGCGCGCACCCGCGCGCTCGGTCAGGGCGTGCAGTCCGCGATGATCGCGGCGTGGGGCCTGCGCGATCGTGGCCTCAAGGAGGGCAACTTCGCGGTCGTTCGCGAGACCACGATGCCCGCCGCGCTCGGCGAGCTCGCGTTCACCAACAACTGCACCACCGACGCGCGCTTCCTCAGCGATCCCGCGCAGCGCCAGCGCATGGCCGAGCACCTGCGCACCGCGATCCTGAGCTGGCTCGGGGTCTCGCCGATGCCGACCACCGGCACCCTGCGCGGCGTGGTCTTCGAGGACCAGGGAGTGGGGACCGAGGACATCACCGTGCGCATCGGCGGCGCGAGCGTTCGCGTCACCGAGACCGGTGCGAGCGCGACCTCGGCGGCCGCCGACGGCGCGTGGTCGTTCACGGTGCCGCCCGGCGAGTACACGGTGGAGGCCTCGCATGCGGGGCACGTGACCGCGTCGCGGCGCTGCGCGGTCGTGAGCGGGATGACGACGTGGTGCTCGATCGGTCTTCTCCCCGAGTCGACGCCGCCGCCGCCCGATGCGGGCTCGGTGGGCGAGGAGGACGCGGGCGTGATCGAAGAGGTCGATGCGGGTGGCGAGGAGCGCGACGCGGCGACGATCGGCGGCGATGCCGGCGCGCGGCGCGACGGTGGCACCACGGGGCGCGAGATGGTCGACGGCGGATGCAGCGTGGGGCACGGCAGCGGATCGAGCGCGTGGCTCGCGATGATCCTCGCCGGGCTCGTGGTGGCGATGCGGCGCCGTCGCGCTCCCGTCGCGCTGCTCGCGGCGATCGCGATGGTGGGATGCGCGCGCGAGGCCGCGCCCGCCGCGCACGAGAGCGATCTGCGCGGGATCGTCGACGACCAGAATGTGGCACCCAGTGCCAGAATCGGCGCGCGCCCGGTCGCATCGTTCGCGACGCTCGGTGCACGTCGCGAGTGGCTCGCGGAGGATCTCGTCACGCCCGTGCTCTCGCCCGACGGAACGCGCGCGCTGCTCGCCTCGCCCGATCACACCGCGCTCTTCGTGCTCGAGCTCGATGGGACGAGCACGGTGCGCGAGCTCTGTCGCGTCGGTCGCTGCGGGTGGGAGCCGCAGTGGCAGGACGAGGGCGCGGCGGTCGCGTTCCGCACCGAGGGCCAGTCGGGCACCGCGGTGCCCGCGGAGGCGGTGTCGCTGGAGGACGGGCGCGGTCTCGCGGTCCGCGTCGGCGAGCGCGGCGTGCACGCGTGGACCGACGAGGACGATCGCGCGTGGCTGCGCATCGACGGGCGGGTGCGCGAGATCGGCCCCGAGGGCGAGCGCGTGATGATGCCGGCGCTCACCAGCGATCGCCGCCACGTCGTGATGTGGGGCCTGACCGAGGGCGTGCTGATCCATCGGGTGCGCGACGGCGCGATCGTGCACGCGGGGCCGGGCGGTCATCCGCGCGTCGATCCCTCGGGGCGCTGGCTGGTGTTCGAGCGCACCGAGGACGACGGGCACGACATCACGCGCTCCGATCTCTTCGTCGTCGATCTCGCCGATCCCGGCTACGCGATCGCGCCGCTGGTGCAGAGCGACGATCGCCTGGAGCGCATGCCCTCGCTCTCGCGCATCGAGGGCGGCGCGGGCACGCTCGCGTACGTCGAGGACGGCGCGCTGATCGTGCGCGAGGTCCGCTTCGCGCGCGCGATCGACTGA
- a CDS encoding efflux RND transporter periplasmic adaptor subunit, producing MRRGIVALVVLVVLAVLGGIAGIKWSQITTLIAHAQDMERRGPPPEVVGATVAEQQVWPQMAHAVGTVASNRDVAIANELPGVVARIAFDSGASVRAGDLLVQLDVSVEAANLEAAIANERLARVTAGRAQQLVARGVASEQEGDNAEASAASAAAQVASLRATIERKTVRAPFDGRVGIRAVRLGQYLQPGTTVTTIAGEDATYVDFTLPQELLPVLRVGMPVEVHPGGERDVLAGEVAALEPSIDPTTRAVGLRAIVRSGEDLLRPGMFVDVDVVLPQRDAVVAVPSTAIVHAPYGDSLYVLEDSGRRTADGQPIQIARQTFVRTGEQRGDFVAVTQGVEPGRRVVSAGAFKLRNNATVIVTEDAGPQPELAPRPVSR from the coding sequence ATGCGCCGCGGGATCGTCGCGCTCGTCGTGCTGGTCGTGCTCGCCGTCCTCGGCGGGATCGCGGGCATCAAGTGGTCGCAGATCACCACGCTCATCGCGCACGCACAGGACATGGAGCGACGGGGCCCGCCGCCCGAGGTCGTCGGCGCCACGGTCGCCGAGCAGCAGGTGTGGCCACAGATGGCGCACGCGGTGGGCACGGTCGCGTCGAATCGCGACGTCGCGATCGCGAACGAGCTCCCCGGCGTGGTCGCGCGCATCGCGTTCGACTCCGGTGCGTCGGTGCGCGCGGGCGACCTGCTCGTGCAGCTCGACGTGAGCGTCGAGGCCGCGAACCTCGAGGCCGCGATCGCGAACGAGCGCCTCGCGCGCGTGACCGCTGGCCGCGCGCAGCAGCTGGTCGCACGCGGGGTCGCATCGGAGCAGGAGGGCGACAACGCCGAGGCGAGCGCGGCGAGCGCGGCCGCGCAGGTCGCGTCGCTGCGCGCGACGATCGAGCGCAAGACGGTCCGCGCGCCGTTCGACGGGCGCGTGGGCATCCGCGCGGTGCGGCTCGGGCAGTACCTTCAGCCCGGCACCACCGTCACGACGATCGCCGGCGAGGACGCGACGTACGTCGACTTCACGCTGCCGCAGGAGCTGCTGCCGGTGCTGCGGGTCGGAATGCCGGTCGAGGTGCACCCGGGCGGTGAGCGCGACGTGCTCGCCGGTGAGGTCGCGGCGCTCGAGCCCTCGATCGATCCCACCACGCGCGCGGTCGGGCTGCGCGCGATCGTGCGCAGCGGCGAGGACCTCCTGCGCCCCGGCATGTTCGTCGACGTCGACGTCGTGCTGCCGCAGCGCGACGCCGTGGTCGCGGTGCCGTCGACCGCGATCGTGCACGCGCCCTACGGCGACTCGCTCTACGTGCTCGAGGACTCGGGCCGTCGCACGGCGGACGGGCAGCCGATCCAGATCGCGCGGCAGACCTTCGTGCGCACCGGTGAGCAGCGCGGCGACTTCGTCGCGGTCACGCAGGGCGTCGAGCCGGGGCGTCGGGTGGTGAGCGCGGGGGCGTTCAAGCTGCGCAACAACGCGACGGTGATCGTCACCGAGGACGCGGGGCCGCAGCCCGAGCTCGCGCCCCGTCCGGTGAGCCGATGA
- a CDS encoding efflux RND transporter permease subunit: MIRLTDVFVRRPVLAIVVNLLILVAGVQAIRSLSVRQYPRLELATVTISTIYVGASADLVRGFITTPIERAISAADGIEYIESESTQGLSTIRARLRLNFRATDALADISARVNQVRNELPPEAELPTILIEPSDAQIASMYLSFRSPILEPNQVTDYLVREVQPRLSAIDGVQRADLLGGRAFALRAWLDPQRMASLGVSPSDVSRALADENYLAAVGNTDGALVRVDLTATTDLQTVDEFRRLVVRRDGDTLIRLADVADVQLGSESYDQDVRFAGERAVFMGVWVRPNANALEVIERVRAEIDTLQADLPVGMEATIAYDSTEYIEDAIQEVTRTLLETVLIVVLVITAFLGSLRGSIVPIVAIPLSLIGAVFLMQVLGFTLNLLTLLAIVLSVGLVVDDAIVVVENVERHIRSGQTRVQAAITGARELVGPIIAMTITLLAVYVPVGFQGGMTGELFREFAFTLAGAVFISGIVALTLSPVMSSRLVPEKQGRVARTVARGFSAVQRGYGHALGATLAMRPLVYVVWIVIAAATIPMFMLSASELAPEEDQGVVFSSLEVPANASVEQVSAYAEQLQHAFEQDPDYHQSFQLTTPGTAFGGMIAAPWQQRERNIFEIQSALTPRVGAIAGVRAPLFLPAALPSPGTLPIEFVVSASADHEEIVRYTERLTQIAAQSGEFAFPPIADVRFDEARADIVLDRDQIATMGVNMGQIGSDLSWMLSGNYVNRFNMAGRSYRVIPQIVRTSRLVPRQLQDIHVTGPDGTLIPLGAVATLHETVEPRTLNRFQQLNSVKLSGVPARSVDAALRVLEQAAAETLPPGYRVDYTGESRQLRQEAGKFLPVLGLALLVIFLVLAAQFDSFRDPFVILAGSVPLALFGALVFTFLHFEGPPGLEYGLTSGWTTTLNIYSQVGLVTLVGLIAKHGILIVEFANESQREGLSKIEAVKHAASVRLRPVLMTTAATIAGHFPLTLVTGPGAEARNSIGLVLVGGMAIGTIFTLFVVPAVYVLIAREHRAHAEEKRREEEPEMGGALLPSPAE, encoded by the coding sequence ATGATCAGACTCACCGACGTCTTCGTGCGCCGCCCGGTCCTCGCGATCGTGGTGAACCTGCTGATCCTCGTCGCGGGCGTGCAGGCGATCCGATCGCTCAGCGTGCGGCAGTACCCGCGGCTCGAGCTCGCGACCGTGACGATCTCGACGATCTACGTCGGCGCGAGCGCGGACCTCGTGCGCGGCTTCATCACCACGCCGATCGAGCGCGCGATCTCGGCGGCCGACGGCATCGAGTACATCGAGTCCGAGAGCACGCAGGGCCTCTCGACGATCCGCGCGCGCTTGCGCCTGAATTTCCGCGCGACCGACGCGCTCGCCGACATCAGCGCGCGGGTGAACCAGGTGCGCAACGAGCTCCCGCCCGAGGCCGAGCTCCCGACGATCCTCATCGAGCCCTCGGACGCGCAGATCGCGTCGATGTACCTGAGCTTCCGCTCGCCGATCCTCGAGCCGAACCAGGTCACCGACTACCTCGTGCGCGAGGTGCAGCCGCGCCTGTCCGCGATCGACGGAGTGCAGCGCGCCGACCTCCTCGGTGGTCGCGCGTTCGCGCTGCGCGCGTGGCTCGATCCCCAGCGCATGGCGTCGCTCGGGGTCTCGCCCTCCGACGTGTCGCGCGCGCTCGCCGACGAGAACTACCTCGCAGCGGTCGGCAACACCGACGGCGCGCTGGTCCGGGTCGATCTCACCGCCACGACCGATCTCCAGACCGTCGACGAATTCCGCCGGCTCGTGGTGCGGCGCGACGGCGACACGCTCATCCGCCTCGCCGACGTCGCCGACGTGCAGCTCGGCTCGGAGAGCTACGACCAGGACGTGCGCTTCGCGGGCGAGCGCGCGGTGTTCATGGGCGTGTGGGTGCGGCCCAACGCGAACGCGCTCGAGGTGATCGAGCGGGTCCGCGCCGAGATCGACACGCTGCAGGCCGATCTCCCGGTCGGCATGGAGGCGACGATCGCGTACGACTCGACCGAGTACATCGAGGACGCGATCCAAGAGGTCACGCGCACGCTCCTCGAGACGGTCCTGATCGTCGTGCTCGTGATCACCGCGTTCCTCGGATCGCTGCGCGGCTCGATCGTGCCGATCGTCGCGATCCCGCTCTCGCTGATTGGCGCGGTGTTCCTCATGCAGGTGCTCGGCTTCACGCTGAACCTGCTGACGCTCCTCGCGATCGTGCTCTCGGTCGGTCTCGTCGTCGACGACGCGATCGTCGTGGTCGAGAACGTCGAGCGGCACATCCGATCGGGCCAGACCCGCGTGCAGGCCGCGATCACCGGTGCGCGCGAGCTCGTCGGTCCGATCATCGCGATGACGATCACGCTGCTCGCGGTGTACGTGCCGGTCGGGTTCCAGGGCGGGATGACCGGCGAGCTGTTCCGCGAGTTCGCGTTCACGCTCGCGGGCGCGGTGTTCATCTCGGGCATCGTCGCGCTCACGCTCTCGCCGGTGATGTCGTCGCGCCTGGTGCCCGAGAAGCAGGGGCGCGTGGCGCGCACCGTCGCGCGCGGGTTCTCGGCGGTGCAGCGCGGCTACGGGCACGCGCTCGGGGCCACGCTCGCGATGCGCCCGCTGGTGTACGTCGTGTGGATCGTGATCGCGGCGGCGACGATCCCGATGTTCATGCTCTCGGCGTCGGAGCTCGCGCCCGAGGAAGATCAGGGCGTCGTGTTCAGCTCGCTCGAGGTCCCGGCGAACGCGAGCGTCGAGCAGGTCTCGGCGTATGCGGAGCAGCTCCAGCACGCGTTCGAGCAGGACCCCGACTACCACCAGAGCTTCCAGCTCACGACGCCGGGCACCGCGTTCGGCGGGATGATCGCGGCGCCGTGGCAGCAGCGCGAACGGAACATCTTCGAGATCCAGAGCGCGCTCACGCCGCGGGTCGGCGCGATCGCGGGGGTGCGTGCGCCGCTCTTCCTGCCTGCCGCGCTCCCGAGCCCGGGCACGCTGCCGATCGAGTTCGTCGTCAGCGCGAGCGCCGACCACGAGGAGATCGTCCGCTACACCGAGCGCCTCACCCAGATCGCCGCGCAGAGCGGCGAGTTCGCGTTCCCGCCGATCGCCGACGTGCGCTTCGACGAGGCGCGCGCCGACATCGTGCTCGACCGCGATCAGATCGCGACGATGGGCGTCAACATGGGCCAGATCGGCTCGGATCTGTCGTGGATGCTCTCGGGCAACTACGTGAACCGCTTCAACATGGCGGGCCGCAGCTACCGCGTGATCCCGCAGATCGTGCGCACGTCGCGCCTCGTGCCGCGCCAGCTGCAGGACATCCACGTGACCGGCCCCGACGGAACGTTGATCCCGCTCGGCGCGGTCGCGACGCTGCACGAGACGGTCGAGCCGCGCACGCTGAACCGCTTCCAGCAGCTCAACTCGGTGAAGCTCTCGGGCGTGCCCGCGCGCTCGGTCGACGCGGCGCTGCGCGTGCTCGAGCAAGCGGCGGCGGAGACGCTGCCGCCGGGATACCGCGTCGACTACACCGGCGAGTCGCGACAGCTGCGACAAGAGGCGGGGAAGTTCCTGCCGGTGCTCGGGCTCGCGCTGCTCGTGATCTTCCTGGTGCTCGCCGCGCAGTTCGACTCGTTCCGCGATCCCTTCGTCATCCTCGCGGGCTCGGTGCCGCTCGCGCTCTTCGGCGCGCTCGTGTTCACGTTCCTGCACTTCGAGGGACCGCCGGGCCTCGAGTACGGCCTGACCTCGGGGTGGACGACGACGCTCAACATCTACTCGCAGGTCGGGCTCGTCACGCTGGTCGGCCTGATCGCGAAGCACGGCATCCTGATCGTCGAGTTCGCGAACGAGAGCCAGCGCGAAGGGCTCTCGAAGATCGAGGCGGTGAAGCACGCGGCGAGCGTGCGCCTCCGGCCGGTCCTGATGACGACCGCGGCGACGATCGCCGGTCACTTCCCGCTGACGCTCGTCACCGGCCCCGGCGCCGAGGCCCGCAATTCGATCGGCCTCGTGCTGGTCGGCGGCATGGCGATCGGGACGATCTTCACGCTCTTCGTGGTGCCTGCGGTCTACGTGCTGATCGCGCGCGAGCACCGCGCGCACGCCGAGGAGAAGCGACGCGAGGAAGAGCCGGAGATGGGCGGCGCGCTGCTCCCGTCGCCCGCCGAGTGA
- a CDS encoding NAD-dependent epimerase/dehydratase family protein, whose product MRALVTGAAGLIGHHVVRQLCERGDDVRALVLARDDLRNLRGLDVEVRIGDVTDRESVARAMRDVEVVFHLAAIYALWTPDRGARMRRVNVEGTRIVLEEARRAGVRRVVHTSSIARFGGQGPGRRATESSPFALGITKSAYAISKRDAHEVALDAARDQDVVIVAPCGPIGPGDVGPTPTGRLLIECLRLPVIAVTPTVTNFVDVRDVARGHLLAAERGVRGESYLLGHRDLSLAQLAAIALEATGRRAPIVEIPWRAARVAGHAMSALADRVTHRAPPITTEAIAIAELGLAADASKAVRELGLPQTPIERALGDALAWFDREGYLAAAA is encoded by the coding sequence ATGCGCGCGCTGGTCACCGGCGCGGCGGGCCTCATCGGCCACCACGTCGTGCGCCAGCTCTGCGAGCGCGGCGACGACGTGCGCGCGCTGGTGCTGGCGCGTGACGATCTGCGCAACCTGCGAGGCCTCGACGTCGAGGTGCGGATCGGCGACGTGACCGATCGCGAGTCGGTCGCCCGGGCGATGCGCGACGTCGAGGTCGTGTTCCACCTCGCGGCGATCTACGCGCTGTGGACGCCCGATCGTGGCGCGCGGATGCGCCGGGTGAACGTCGAGGGCACGCGCATCGTGCTCGAGGAGGCGCGGCGCGCCGGCGTGCGGCGGGTGGTGCACACCAGCTCGATCGCGCGCTTCGGCGGACAAGGGCCGGGACGGCGCGCGACCGAATCGTCGCCGTTCGCGCTCGGCATCACCAAGAGCGCGTACGCGATCAGCAAGCGCGATGCGCACGAGGTCGCGCTCGATGCGGCGCGAGATCAGGACGTGGTGATCGTCGCGCCGTGCGGCCCGATCGGGCCGGGCGACGTGGGCCCGACCCCGACGGGGCGATTGCTGATCGAGTGTCTGCGCCTGCCGGTGATCGCGGTGACGCCGACCGTCACGAACTTCGTCGACGTGCGCGACGTCGCGCGCGGTCATCTGCTCGCGGCGGAGCGCGGGGTGCGCGGTGAGAGCTACCTGCTCGGGCATCGCGACCTCTCGCTCGCGCAGCTCGCCGCGATCGCGCTCGAGGCGACCGGACGTCGCGCGCCGATCGTCGAGATCCCGTGGCGCGCAGCGCGGGTCGCCGGGCATGCGATGAGCGCGCTCGCCGACCGCGTGACCCATCGCGCGCCGCCGATCACGACCGAGGCGATCGCGATCGCGGAGCTCGGGCTCGCCGCCGATGCGTCGAAAGCAGTGCGCGAGCTCGGGCTGCCGCAGACGCCGATCGAGCGCGCGCTCGGCGACGCGCTCGCGTGGTTCGATCGCGAGGGGTACCTCGCCGCCGCGGCGTGA